The Argopecten irradians isolate NY chromosome 6, Ai_NY, whole genome shotgun sequence genome has a window encoding:
- the LOC138324768 gene encoding histone acetyltransferase KAT6B-like, translating into MEVQAKKDTDHFENIDINADKSTEKESEEKMTSVKDRDAILQIIDQLRMRKARPDLNRICHMASRRYGTKHLDTEAQLEKLVDLGIVVKVDYKRNISYRNASKWKKKPFGRKLLNSNCTNKNIRLAIKALLEVGSEEVGASAKDIEKWLAAETECRLNKNQLLIAIGREIDNGGLKVLSNGNYVISKEGEIKPKAAPRKKQQVATGTSKSDKAEKTETANPVTSPKFKRGRPPSKRKKFRKTHGPDFETQSVKKKNSSDDEEASICDYCLKATSSASFSEGLLTCKECKATAHPSCMGYCESLARRALRSPWQCIDCKTCFVCEDSGDPEMMLFCDACDKGYHMNCHNPPLEKKPQGNWVCSKCELEKTMETSSEEDMQDSVMDDSQVTDGGGASCLPTPCDSPASEDEEEEEEKVEPPPRKRKATEGRKKSVDVDGKKGDKSDKISTIIENGQYPDASKWKVEDVVRFFVNVGFTEQAEALKEQEIDGQSLLLMKRSDVLTGLSIKLGPALKMYQHVMKLQTTGYDFEDS; encoded by the exons AATCGACGGAAAAGGAATCTGAAGAAAAGATGACGTCAGTTAAAGACCGGGACGCGATTTTGCAAATAATAGATCAGCTGCGGATGCGAAAAGCACGACCAGATTTGAATCGAATCTGCCACATGGCTTCACGCAGATATGGCACTAAACACTTGGATACGGAAGCTCAGTTGGAGAAGCTCGTCGATTTGGGTATTGTTGTTAAAGTAgattataaaagaaatataagttACAGGAATGCTTCTAAATGGAAAAAGAAACCGTTTGGAAGGAAACTTCTTAATTCCAATTGTACGAACAAGAACATTCGCTTGGCGATCAAAGCTTTACTTGAAGTGGGGAGCGAAGAGGTCGGTGCGTCAGCGAAAGACATCGAGAAATGGCTGGCGGCCGAAACGGAGTGCCGTCTGAATAAAAATCAACTTCTCATTGCGATTGGGAGGGAAATTGATAACGGAGGATTGAAAGTATTATCGAATGGAAACTATGTGATAAGTAAGGAAGGTGAAATCAAGCCCAAAGCCGCACCACGCAAAAAGCAGCAAGTTGCGACAGGGACCTCAAAGTCCGACAAAGCTGAGAAAACGGAGACTGCGAATCCTGTCACAAGTCCGAAATTCAAACGCGGACGTCCCCCGTCTAAACGCAAG AAGTTCAGAAAGACTCATGGACCAGATTTCGAGACGCAATCTGTTAAGAAGAAAAACAGTTCTGATGACGAGGAAGCGTCTATATGTGACTACTGTCTGAAGGCCACAAGCAGTGCTTCCTTCTCGGAGGGGCTACTGACATGTAAAGAGTGCAAAGCAACTG CTCACCCTTCCTGTATGGGCTACTGTGAAAGTTTGGCCCGGCGTGCTCTGAGATCTCCCTGGCAATGTATTGACTGTAAAACCTGTTTTGTCTGTGAGGATTCAGGTGACCCG GAAATGATGTTGTTTTGTGACGCCTGTGACAAGGGTTACCACATGAACTGCCACAACCCTCCATTAGAGAAAAAGCCTCAGG GTAACTGGGTCTGTAGCAAATGTGAACTTGAAAAAACCATGGAGACGTCTTCCGAAGAGGACATGCAAGACTCTGTTATGGATGACAGTCAAGTTACTG ACGGGGGAGGTGCTTCATGTCTGCCGACGCCCTGTGATTCCCCAGCCTCCGAGgatgaagaagaagaagaggaaAA GGTTGAGCCACCTCCAAGAAAGCGTAAAGCAACAGAAGGAAGGAAGAAATCGGTGGATGTAGATGGAAAGAAGGGTGATAAAAGTGACAAAATATCCACCATTATTGAGAATGGCCAGTATCCAGATGCCTCCAAATGGAAAGTGGAGGATGTTGTACGCTTCTTTGTAAACGTAGGATTTACAGAACAGGCAGAGGCCCTTAAAGAACAG GAGATTGACGGACAGTCACTGCTGTTGATGAAGAGAAGCGATGTACTAACAGGGCTGTCAATCAAGTTAGGCCCCGCCCTGAAGATGTATCAACACGTGATGAAACTACAGACCACCGGGTATGACTTTGAGGATAGTTGA